The DNA window CCCCCGTTGACGATCGAGGCCGTCCAGGCCGTCGCCGACGCGTCGGTGGCCGAGCTCGACCGCCGCGAGCGGCAGCACGACACCGTCCGGGTCAGCGACCTGCTCGCCCGCCCGGTCGCCGGCTCCATGCGCACCATCAACCACCCCGGCAACGCCGTCCTCGAGCCGCTCGCCGCGCGTCTGCGCGCCGCCCTCGGCCTCGACCCGCGCCCGCCCGGCGTACGACGGGAGTTGTTGATGTCGATCCACGCGCCGCTGCTGCGCGAGGTGGTCGCCGCGCACGGCCTCGACGTCGACCCGACTGCCGACTGGACGGTCGAGGGCGAGGCCGTCCCGGTGGAGACGGTCACGGCCGCCCACCTCGCCTGGTACGCCGCCCGCCCCGAGATGCTTGCCGCGGCCCTGGAGCGGGCCGAGCCGATCGCGGCGCTGCTGCGCGGCGCCTGAGCCACCTCCCGAGGCGAGGTGTTAGATCGTCACGGCCCGCCACCGCGGCGGTCCGGACGAAGGGGGAACCACATGGCTGGCATCGAGGACAAGCTCGACAAGGCGTACGAGACCAAGCCGCTGACCGAGCTGGCGAGCGCGCCGGTGGCCGCGCTGCAGGGCATCAGCGACGCCAAGGCGGAGCTGCTGACGCAGGCGCTCGGCATCAAGACCATCGGCGACCTCGGCACCAACAAGTACTTCCTGTGGGCGCAGGCGATCGCCAAGCTCGCCGAGTAGCACGGCACCACCACCCCTCCGGGGGCTCGCTCTCGGGGTGAGCCTCCGGAGGTCGTCGGCGTGGCACCGTCGGCGACCTGATGCCAGCCCTACCCGCGCCACCTCGCCCGGCCGGTCAGTCGGTCGCGCAGCCGTCCACCGGGCGTCCAGCCGCCGCGCACCCCCTCCTCGTGGGGGACCGGCGCGAAGACGTTGCCCGCGTCGTCGGCGGACTCGGGTCCGCGCAGGACCACCTGGTCGACGAGCGTCGAGGCGACCCGGTCGTAGATCGCCGGGACCAGCCGGAAGCCAGCGACCGCGGGCCAGTTGGCCGGACCGACGTGGTCGCGGCGTCGCGGCCGGTCGAGGCGGCGTACGCACGCGGCGGCGACGGCCTCGGGCGTGACGACCGGCGGCGGCGCGGAGCCCAGGCGGCCGGCGTACGTGGCGGCCTGGCGGTAGATCGGGGTGTCGACGGCGCCGGGGAGCACCAGGCTCACGCCGATGCCGCGTTCGTTGGCGATCTCGGCCTGCAGCGCGTGCACGAGGCCGAGCTGACCCCACTTGGCGGCGCAGTAGCCGCCCATCGAGGGCACCGCCACCTCGGCCAGCAGCGAGCTCACCACGACGAGGTTGCCGCCGCCCGCCTCGCGGAAGCGGGGCAGCACGGCGCGGGCCACGTGGTGGGTGCCGCCGACGGCGACGTCGACCAGCTCGTGCAGCACCTCGGGGGGCAGGTCCTCGACCCGGCCGTAGGCCATGGTCTGCGCGGTGGTCACCGCCCCGTCGAGCCGCCCGTACGCCGTCACGGCCGCCGCCGCGGCCCGCTCGACGGACGCGGCGTCGGTGACGTCACCGGCGACCACCATGGCCGGACCGGGGAGCCGATCGGCGACGTACTGCAGGCGGGCCTGGTCGCGGGCCATCAGCACGAGCTGGTCGCCCCGCTCGCTGAGCGCACGGGCCACGCACAGGCCGATGCCGCTGCTGGCACCGACGACGAGGACGGAGCGGGGGCCGGATCGCGTCACGACTCAGCCCTTCTCGAGCGAGGACTCCTTGTGGGCCGCCGTCGCTCCCGTCTTGTCGGACTCGACGATCCAGTACGGGTCGTCGTCGCTGGCCTTGAACGTCTGGCCGTCGTGCTGGAACTCCGTCGTCCTCTTCTCCACCGCCCTGCCCACCGTCTTCCCCTGAGAGGTGTTCCAGTGGACCTTGTCACCCTTGCTGAGACTCATGATCGCGACGCTAGTGCCGCGGCCCCGGTGCCCGTCTCCACCCGCAGGGGGTCGTCGTGCTGACGCGGCTGCTCCGCCTCCTGCCGGGCGCCACCCCCACCGAGCAGGTCGTCGTGGTCACCGGTGCCTCCAGCGGCATCGGTGAGGCGACCGCCCTGCGCGCCGCCGGCGACGGCCACCACGTCGTGCTCGTCGCCCGTCGCGCCGAGGTGCTCGAGGAGGTCGCCGTGCGGTGCCGCGAGGCCGGCGCCGCCTCGGCCGAGGTGGCCGCCGTCGACGTCGCGGACGACGACGCGGTGGCCGCGATGGTCGCGCGGGTCAGGGAGCGGCACGGGCGGATCGACGCGGTCCTGCACTGCGCCGGCGTCGTCAGCTACGGGCGCGTCGAGGACACCACGGCCGACGACTTCGCCCAGGTCGTCTCCACCAACCTGCTCGGTACGGCGTCCGTGGCCCGGCACGTCGTGCCCGTGTTCCGCGAGCAGGAGCGCGGTGACCTGATCATCGTGGGCTCGCTCCTCGGCCACATCGCCGTGCCGGAGATGACGCCGTACGTCGTCAGCAAGTGGGGCGTGCGGGCGCTCGCCCGCCAGCTGGTCATCGAGAACGTCGACAAGCCGCACGTCCACATCACCCACGTCGCGCCCGGCAGCGTCGACACCCCCATCTACGACAGCGCCCTCGACGACGCCGGTGGGGTCAACGCCCCGCCGCCGCCGACGATCAGCCCCGAGCGGGTCGCGCGCGTCGTGCTCGACCAGCTCGGCGGCCGCGGGCTGCGCTCGGGCGAGGTGCAGACGGCCTACCTCAACTACGGGGTGATGGCGGCCTTCAAGCTGGCGCCGCGCAGCTACGACCACCTGATCGGGCCGCTGTTCGACGTGGTGTCCCGCAAGCGCGGCGCGTAGGCGCTCAATCACACCTGCGGGTGGGGGCACGGTGCCGCCACCGCCGTTAACGTCATAGGTGTCGTCGTACCCCACGGGCTCACGCAGCTCCCGGATCGTGCGCGGCATCCGATCCCAGGTAGTCGTCACCGGCTCCCGGGGTTCGTCTGAGGCTCCTCCGCCGCTCCCCGGCCGGTGGGGCCTCAGTCGTTTTTCACCCCTGTCCTGATGACTTTCCGGCTCTACGCAAGGAGATACCCATGTCCGACGCCACTACCGACGCCACTACCGACGCCACGCCCGGGGGCACCCAGAAGGTCGCCGAGCTCGTCGACCAGGCCCGCATCTGCATGCTCACCACGATGACCGCCGACGGCGCCCACGTGAGCCGGCCGATGGCGCTGCAGGACGTCGAGTTCGCCGGCGACCTGTGGTTCTTCGCGATGGACGACTCCGCCAAGGCGGCCGAGATCACGGCGCACCCGCAGGTCAACGTCGCCTTCAGCGACGACAAGCACCAGGCCTGGACCTCGGTCTCCGGCACCGCGACGCTGGTGCACGACCGCACCAAGATGGAGGAGCTGTGGGCCCCGCCGCTGAAGGTGTGGTTCGCCGACGGCATCGACACCCCCGGCATCACCCTGATCAAGGTGCACGCCGAGACCGCCGAGTGGTGGGAGGCCAGCAGCTCGCGGGTCAAGCGGCTCATCGGAGCGGTGACCGCGGCGGTCACCGGCGACCCCGACAAGTTCCCGGCCGACAACCGGACCGAGACG is part of the Nocardioides plantarum genome and encodes:
- a CDS encoding WcbI family polysaccharide biosynthesis putative acetyltransferase, which gives rise to MGRRVGAVTGSGQATLVVIGNCQAESLRLLLDADDVVTHRLPAVHELTAADVVPLQRLLARTDLFVGQPVGDDYRGLPVGTAQLVACLPPGARTALVPTVRYAGLHPYHLLVHPPGLEKPDPPAVPYHDVRTVLAAAGRSALPPLTIEAVQAVADASVAELDRRERQHDTVRVSDLLARPVAGSMRTINHPGNAVLEPLAARLRAALGLDPRPPGVRRELLMSIHAPLLREVVAAHGLDVDPTADWTVEGEAVPVETVTAAHLAWYAARPEMLAAALERAEPIAALLRGA
- a CDS encoding SDR family NAD(P)-dependent oxidoreductase produces the protein MTRSGPRSVLVVGASSGIGLCVARALSERGDQLVLMARDQARLQYVADRLPGPAMVVAGDVTDAASVERAAAAAVTAYGRLDGAVTTAQTMAYGRVEDLPPEVLHELVDVAVGGTHHVARAVLPRFREAGGGNLVVVSSLLAEVAVPSMGGYCAAKWGQLGLVHALQAEIANERGIGVSLVLPGAVDTPIYRQAATYAGRLGSAPPPVVTPEAVAAACVRRLDRPRRRDHVGPANWPAVAGFRLVPAIYDRVASTLVDQVVLRGPESADDAGNVFAPVPHEEGVRGGWTPGGRLRDRLTGRARWRG
- a CDS encoding DUF2945 domain-containing protein; this encodes MSLSKGDKVHWNTSQGKTVGRAVEKRTTEFQHDGQTFKASDDDPYWIVESDKTGATAAHKESSLEKG
- a CDS encoding SDR family NAD(P)-dependent oxidoreductase; protein product: MLTRLLRLLPGATPTEQVVVVTGASSGIGEATALRAAGDGHHVVLVARRAEVLEEVAVRCREAGAASAEVAAVDVADDDAVAAMVARVRERHGRIDAVLHCAGVVSYGRVEDTTADDFAQVVSTNLLGTASVARHVVPVFREQERGDLIIVGSLLGHIAVPEMTPYVVSKWGVRALARQLVIENVDKPHVHITHVAPGSVDTPIYDSALDDAGGVNAPPPPTISPERVARVVLDQLGGRGLRSGEVQTAYLNYGVMAAFKLAPRSYDHLIGPLFDVVSRKRGA
- a CDS encoding pyridoxamine 5'-phosphate oxidase family protein, with translation MSDATTDATTDATPGGTQKVAELVDQARICMLTTMTADGAHVSRPMALQDVEFAGDLWFFAMDDSAKAAEITAHPQVNVAFSDDKHQAWTSVSGTATLVHDRTKMEELWAPPLKVWFADGIDTPGITLIKVHAETAEWWEASSSRVKRLIGAVTAAVTGDPDKFPADNRTETLA